The DNA sequence GCCGCGGTCACCGCTGCGGTCGCGGCCGAACTGGGTTCCGACGTCGACGGAGTAGCCGTTGACGACAGCTTCCAGCTGTCGGCTGCCGTGGAGTCCGAACGGCTGCTGGCCGCTGTGCGGTCGGCCTACCCGCGGGCGCTGATCGCCGGGTTCGGCGCAGACATGGCGGTGCTCAAGGGGGTCGGTCATCCCCGCGCCCTGACCGACGCCTGGGGCCTGGCGAAGGCGCAGGGCTGGCAGGGCGTCGGGCACACCCGCATGGCCACCGAGTCTGCGGTGACCCCGGCCGGCTGCCACCCCTACGCCGTCGGCCCCGGCCAATGCCTGGTGCACAACGGGTCATTCGCCAACCACGCCACCATCCGGCGCGAACTGCGCTCGGCGGGGATCTTTTTCGACAGCGAGAACGACACCGAGGTCGGTGCCAGGTTCATCGCCAAACAGCTCGCCGACGGACTCGACGTCCAGACCGCCCTGAAGGCGCTGTGTGCGACGTTCGATGGTTTCTACACGCTGCTGGTGTCCAACCGCGACTCCTTCGCCGTGGTGCGCGACGCCATCGCCTGCAAACCCGCGGTGATCGCCGAGACCGACGACTGGGTGGCGATGGGCAGCGAATACCGGGCACTGGCCGGGCTGCCGGGCGTCGAGAAGGCCCGCATCTGGGAACCCGAGCCGGAGGTGGTGTACGCGTGGAGCAGATAGTGCCCGCAACACAATTCGATCTGCGCGACACGCCGCTTCGCGACGTCAACGCCGCGCTGCACGCCCCCGATCTGACCGGCGACTTCGTCGTCAGGCACCCGGCCGGTGCGCACAACGTCGCCGTCGGCCTCGACGCGCCCGTGACCGTCACCGTCGACGGGCACGTCGGCTACTACGCGGCCGGCATGAACCAGCGCGCCGACGTGGTGATCCACGGCAACGCCGGCACCGGGGTTGCCGAGAACATGATGAGCGGCACCGTGTGGGTCAAGGGCGACGCCTCGCAGTCCGCCGGCGCCACCGCGCACGGCGGCCTGCTGGTCATCGAGGGCAATGCTGCCGCGCGCTGCGGCATCTCGATGAAAGGGGTCGACATCGTGGTCGGGGGCAGCGTCGGGCACATGAGCGCGTTCATGGCCCAGGCCGGGCGCCTCGTCGTCCGCGGCGACGCCGGCGAGGCGCTGGGCGACTCGATCTACGAGGCACGCCTCTACGTGCGCGGCGACGTCGCCTCCCTCGGCGCCGACTGCATCGCCAAACCCATGGATCCCGAACATCATCGAGAACTCGGTGAGCTGCTCAAGGCCGCCGGGTTCGACGACGACGACACCGCCGCCTACACCCGCTACGGGTCCGCGCGCACCCTGTATCACTTCCACGCCGACAACACGAGTGCCTACTGATGACGCCACAGAACCCGGATTACCGCGCCCGGCTCGGATTGCGCGAGTCGGCCACGTTCGACCGCACCACCATCGCCGCCATCCAGCGCGCCGCCGACACGGGCATCTACGACATCCGCGGCTGGGGCGCCAAGCGGGCGCTGCCCCATTTCGACGACCTGCTCTTCCTCGGCGCGTCGATGTCTCGCTACCCGCTGGAGGGCTACCGCGAACGCTGCGCCACCGACGTGGTGCTCGGCGATCGGTTCGCCAAACACCCACTGCACCTGGACATCCCGGTCACGATCGCCGGCATGAGCTTCGGCGCACTGTCCGGGCCGGCCAAGGAGGCGCTCGGACGCGGCGCCAGCGAGGTCCGCACGTCCACCACGACCGGGGACGGCGGGATGACCCCCGAGGAACGCGGGCAGTCCAAGACGCTGGTCTACCAGTATCTGCCGTCCCGTTACGGGATGAACCCCGACGACCTGCGCAAAGCCGATGCCATCGAGATCGTACTGGGCCAGGGCGCCAAACCCGGCGGCGGCGGAATGCTACTGGGCCAGAAGATCTCCGAGCGCGTCGCGGCGATGCGCACCCTGCCGCAGGGCATCGACCAGCGCTCGGCCTGCCGGCACCCCGACTGGACCGGTCCTGACGACCTCACCATCAAGATCAACGAGCTGCGCGAGATCACCGACTGGGAGAAGCCCATCTACGTCAAGGTCGGCGCGTCACGCGTCTACTACGACGTCAAGCTCGCCGTGCACGCCGGCGCCGACGTCGTCGTCGTCGACGGTATGCAGGGCGGCACCGCTGCCACCCAGGAGGTGTTCATCGAGCACGTCGGCATCCCGACGCTGGCCGCCATCCCCCAGGCCGTGCAGGCACTGCAGGAACTCGGGGTGCACCGCCCCGCGGCCGGGGGCGCCGCAGACCGGAAAGGCGTGCAGCTCATCGTCTCCGGAGGAATCCGCAACGGCGCCGACGTCGCCAAGGCGCTGGCGCTGGGCGCCGACGCGGTGGCCATCGGCACCGCGGCGCTGATCGCGCTCGGCGACAACCACCCGCGCTACGCCGCCGACTACGAGAAGATCGGCAGCGCAGCCGGTTTCTACGACGACTACCAGGACGGCAACGATCCCGCGGGCATCAGCACGCAGGACCCCGAGCTGGCGGCCCGGCTGGACCCGGTCGCCGGCGGTCACCGGCTGGCGAACTATCTGCGGGTGCTGACCATGGAGGCGCAGACCATCGCGCGGGCCTGCGGCAAAGCCCACGTGTGCCACCTCGAACCCGACGACCTGGTCGCGGTCAACGTGGAGGCCGCCGCGATGGCCCGGGTTCCGCTGGCCGGAACCGACTGGATACCGGGGGCGCGGCAGTGAGCGAGACCGCGGACGTCGTCGTCGTCGGCGGCGGTCTGGAAGGTTGCGCCGCGGCGTGGGCGCTGGCCCGGCGCGGCGTCACCGATGTGGTGGTCGCCGAACGCGGCACGGTCGGCTCCGGGATGACGGGCAAGTCCAGCGGAATCGTGCGCTGCCACTACGGCGTCAGCTCGCTGGCCGCGATGGCCGCCGTCGGCCTGGAGGTGTTCGAGAACGCTGAGGATCTGTTCGGCGCCGACATCGGCTTCCGGCAGACCGGTTACGTCGTCGGGGTCGCCGACGCCAACGTGGACGCGCTGCGCAAAAGCCTGGCCGCGCAACGGTCCGTGGGAGTCGACACCGAGGAGATCGACCACGCCGAGGTGGCCCGCCTGTGGCCCTACGCCGACCTGACCCCGTTCGCGGCGTTCGGGTGGGAGCCCCGCGGCGGCTACGGCGACGCCTACCAGACCGCGCAGGCGTTCTCCGCCTCGGCGCGCGCCGCGGGGGCGCGGGTGCGCCAGGGCAGCCCGGTCGCCGGGCTACTGCTCGACGGCGACCGCGTCACCGGCGTGCGCCTGGCCGACGGCAGCGAGATCTCGGCCGGCACCGTGGTCGTCGCGACCGGGGTGTGGACCCGGCCGCTCCTGGCGCCCTACGGCATCGACATGCCGATCCGGGTGGTCCGCGAACAGATCGTGCTGATCGATCCCGGTATCGACAGCGCCGCCGTGAGCCGGCTTCCGGTGTTCTCCGATCTGGTGTCGTTGCAGTACGTGCGCCCGGAGGTGGGTGGGGAGATCCTGTTCGGCAACAGCGACCTCGCGCACACCGAAGACGCCGACCCCGACAGCTATCTCAACCGGGCCACCGAGGCGTTCGTCGACGTCACCGTCGACAAGGTCGGCACCCGCTTTCCCGGCTTCCCCGACGCGGCGATCTCGAGCAGCTACGCCGGCTGTTACGACGTCACGCCGGACTGGAACCCGGTGATCTCCCCCGGCCCGCTGGACGGCCTGGTGATCGCTGCCGGCTTCAGCGGACACGGCTTCAAGATCGCACCTGCGGTCGGCCAACTGGTCGCCGACCTCGTGATCGACGGCCACAGCAGCGACCCGCGCATCCCGGAATCGGACTTCCGCTTCTCCCGCTTCGCCGACGGCGAGCTGCTCACCACCCCCTACCCCTACGTCGGAGCGGGTGAGATGCGCTAGACATCTAGCTGTGGACTCCTCCGACGGCAACGAGCCGCTCCGCGCAGAATCCGATTCGTTGCTCCGCAACAGGTCGGGCACGGCCCGGGACCGCGACCCCGCCGCCCCCGTCGACGAACTCGAGATCGAAGCGGCGATCGGACACAACGTGCGTCAGCTGCGGTTGCAGCAGGGCTTGACCGTCGCCGAGACCGCCGCGCGGGTCGGCATCTCCAAGGCGATGATGAGCAAGATCGAGAACGCGCAGACCTCGTGCAGCCTGTCCACCCTCGCGCTGCTGGCGAAGGGGTTCGATGTACCGGTGACCAGCCTGTTCCGCGGCGCCGACGTCGAGCGGCCCGCCGCCTTCACCAAGTCCGGCACCGGCGCGCGCATCGTGCGCGAAGGCACCCGCGAGGGCCACGAGTACCAGCTGCTGGGCTCGCTGCGCGGGGAACACAAGCGCCTCGAGTGCCTGCATGTCACGCTCTCGGAGAAGAGCCAGACCTACCCGCTGTTCCAGCACCCGGGCACGGAGTTCATCTACATGCTCGAAGGTGTCATGGACTACAGCCACAGCCGCACGGTCTACCGGCTGCATGCCGGCGACTCGCTGCAGCTCGACGGCGAGGGCGCCCACGGCCCCGTCGACCTGGTCGAGGTGCCGATCAGGTTTCTGTCGGTGATCGCGTTCCCCGACTCCCAGGTCTGACATTCCCCGTTCAGACTGCAGCCAGCGCGGGAAAGTGCGAGTGGAGAGCGCGCTGACCGCAGTCTCAACGGGGGTGGGGACGCATTTGGGCATCTCGCAGCCCCGGAGTACAGTGAATCGCGTGCAGCGGGTGCTCCTTCTCGGACGCCGCGACGGGGTCTGATCAGACCGGCTTCCCGTCGCGGGTGTTTCGCGATGCGCCGGTCGAAGTCCCCCAGACCCTGAGAGCGCAACATCATGACCGAGAATTTCACCAGCACCGACGCGTTCGCGTCCGTCCGCACCATCAGCACCCCTGCCGGTGCACCCCATCCCGGCCAGCCCGCCTGGAACACGCAGCGCGGCTCGCAGATGCCCGTCGGCCGCTACCGCAGCTTCGACGAAGAAGTGGAGCCCATCCGGCTGCCCGATCGCACCTGGCCCGACAAGGTCATCGACACCGCGCCGATGTGGTGTGCGGTGGACCTGCGTGACGGCAACCAGGCGCTGATCGACCCGATGAGCCCGGCCCGCAAGCGCCGCATGTTCGACCTGCTGGTGCGGATGGGTTACAAGGAGATCGAGGTCGGTTTCCCGTCGGCCAGCCAGACCGACTACGACTTCGTCCGCGAGATCATCACCGACGGCGCCATCCCCGACGACGTCACCATCCAGGTACTGACCCAGTGCCGCCCCGAGCTGATCGAGCGCACCTTCCAGGCCTGCGCCGGCGCACCCCGGGCGATCGTGCACTTCTACAACTCGACGTCGATCCTGCAGCGCCGGGTGGTGTTCCGCGCCGACCGCGACGCGGTGAAGAAGATCGCGACCGACGGCGCACGGCTGTGCGTCGAGGAAGCCGAGAAGTATCCCGACACCGCCTGGCGCTTCGAGTACTCCCCGGAGTCCTACACCGGCACCGAACTGGAGTACGCCGTCGAGGTCTGCAACGCGGTGGCCGACATCGTGGCACCGACGCCCGAGGTGCCGCTGATCGTCAATCTGCCTGCCACGGTGGAGATGGCCACGCCGAACGTCTACGCCGACTCGATCGAATGGATGAACCGGCACCTGACCCCGCGGGATTCGATCATCCTGAGCCTGCACCCGCACAACGACCGCGGCACCGCCGTCGCGGCGGCCGAACTGGGTTACGCCGCGGGCGCCGACCGCATCGAGGGCTGCCTGTTCGGCAACGGTGAGCGCACCGGCAACGTCTGCCTGGTCACCTTGGGTCTGAACCTGTTCAGCCGCGGCGTGGACCCGCAGATCGACTTCTCCAACATCGACGAGATCCGCCGCACCGTCGAGTACTGCAACCAGCTGGGCGTGCACGAACGTCACCCCTACGGCGGCGACCTGGTGTACACCGCGTTCTCCGGCAGCCACCAGGATGCGATCAACAAGGGCCTGGACGCGATGAAAGTGTCTGCCGACGAACAGGATTCGGATGTCGACGACATCCTGTGGCAGGTTCCCTACCTGCCGATCGACCCGAAGGACGTCGGGCGTACCTACGAGGCCGTGATCCGGGTCAACTCGCAGTCCGGCAAGGGCGGTGTCGCCTACATCATGAAGGCCGACCACGGGTTGGCGCTGCCGCGGCGGCTGCAGATCGAGTTCAGCCAGGCGATCCAGCAGATCACCGACGGGGAGGGCGGCGAGGTGTCGCCCAAGGTGATGTGGGACGCCTTCTACGAGGAGTACCTGGCGCCCATCACCCCGCTGGAGCGGATGCGCCAGAAGGTCGACGCCGCCGAGGTCGACGGCGGCACCGACACCATCACCGCGGTGGTCAAGATCGACGGAGTCGAGCGCGAGATCATCGGCGCCGGCAACGGGCCGCTGGCCGCGTTCTGCGACGCGCTCGGCGCGGTCGGCTTCGACATCAACGTGCTGGACTACTCCGAGCATGCGATGTCCTCGGGCGAGGAGGCGCAGGCCGCCGCCTACGTGGAGGCCTCGATCGGCGGCCGGACCGTGTGGGGCGTGGGCATCGCGACGTCCATCACGACGGCGTCGCTGCGCGCTGTGGTGTCGGCGGTCAACCGCGCCGCGCGGCTCGCGCAGGGCTGAGTGACACGGCAGCGGTGAGCACAACCGTCCTGCCGTTGGCACGGTCGCACTGGCTGTTCCAGTTGGCCGGCTCCAGCGTCGCGATCACCGCCGCGCTCCTGCTCGGCGCAGCGGTGGTCGCGAACGTCGCATCCCTGGTCTATCTGCCGCTGGCGGTGGTCGCGCTGGCGCTGTTCGGCGCCGTGTTCACCGCCGCCGTGCAGGCGCTGGCCACCGATGGCCTGCTGCTGGGTGAGCAGGGGTTCACCCACGCCGGACGTGACTACCGCTGGGCGGACGTCGCCGAGTTCACGCCGGTCGGGTTCCTGGCGAAGTCGCATGTGCGGATCGTGTTCCGGCCCGATGTGGAGCCGGGCTTCCGCTGCCGGCTGGCGCACCAGCTCGGCAGGGTCGGTGTCTTCGACCCGGCGACACACATCCCGCTCAGGGGTTACCGCACCGGCGGCGAATCACTGGCCGCGGTGCTGCACCAGCGTCTGAACACCCGATGACCCTCATCACAACGCCGTCACAACCCGGCGAACCCTGCTCCGTCCCTCCCCCGGCCCGTGTTTAACTGACGCCGGCGCAGACAGCACCGACACGGTTAAGGAGTAGCCGTCATGTGGAATACGTTCTGGGACTTCCTCTGGACCACGCTGGTCATCTTCGCGTTCATCGCGTATCTGATGATCCTGTTCAACATCCTGGTCGACCTGTTCTGGCGCGACCACAAGACCTCCGGCTGGGTCAAGGCGATCTGGGTGATCTTCCTGATCGTGCTCCCCTACCTGACGGCGCTGGTCTACCTGATCGCCCGCGGCAAGGGCATGGCCGAGCGGGCCCGCGACCAGGCGATGGCGGCCAAGCGCGAGACCGACGACTACATCAAGCAGGCCGCGGGCAGGTCACCGGCTCAGGAGATCGCCGACGCCAAGAACCTGCTGGAGACCGGCACGATCTCGCAGGCCGAATTCGACACGCTGAAGGCCAAGGCGCTGAGCTGAGAGCGGCACTCAGAAGAGCGTGAACTGGTCGTCGACGGTGGTGGTGTCGGTGAACGCCTCGATGTCGGCGCCACCGACCACCGTGTCCAGCAGGTCGATGAAATCGGCGGTGCAGACCAGCGGCACACCGAGACCGGCGGCCTGATAGCCCTTGCCCTGCTCGGGGCTCGTCTCGTCACAGACGATCAGCGAGGTGTGCTGGTCGACCGTCTCGGTGTAGGCCAGGCCGGCGTGCAGGATGCGTTCGAGGACCTCCTCGTAGGTGCGGCCGTGCACCCCGGCGAGGCCGACGCGCATGCCCTGCACCAGCGGCCGTTGGGGCACGAAACGGCCCGGATTGGCGTACGGGCACGGCCGTCGCGCCGCCACCACCTTCAACGGATGCAGCTCGTCATGGGTCACCCGGCCGTTGGGCCACGATCGGCGCGTGACCGGGTGCACCGGTAGCCACACCCTGCGTTCCCGGGCGCGGACCAGCACCGGTTTGAGTATCTGCGCCAGCACCATCGCGTCGTCGAGGGCGTCATGGGGGCGCATCTGGCTGATTCCCCAGTGTCCCGCCAGCGTCTCCAGGCGCAGGTTGGCCAGGCCGAGATCGAGCCGTCGGGCCAACTCGACGGTGCACATCACGTTCTCGACAGGCAGTTCGACGTCCACCAGCTCGGCCTCGGCGGCCAGAAACGAGTAGTCGAACCCGACGTTGTGGGCGACCAGCGTGCGCCCCCGCAGCACCTCGACGAGGTCGGCCGCCACGTCACCGAAGGTCGGCTGACCGGCCAGCATCTCGGCGGTCAAGCCGTGCACATGGGTGGGACCGGGGTCGACGCCGGGGTTCAGCAGGCTGTACAGGCTCTTCTCGACGTTGCCGTCGTCGCTGAGAGCCAGTGCCGCGACGCTGACGATGCGCGCCTGACCGGGCCGGAAACCCGACGTCTCGACGTCCACCACAGCCCAGCCGGTTCCGGGCTGGTCGGCGGGTCTTCCCCACTCGCATCCACCGGTTGAGCTCACGTTTCGAGCATGGCACGCACCCCTGACAAGGCCTGCTCCATCAGCCGCGTGTCGGCGCTTCTTCTAAACTCCCCGGAATGGTCACCCCACGCGGTCGCGTCGCGCTGTCGGCCGGTGCCGCCGCGCGGTGGGCGTCGCGGGTCACCGGCCGGGGCGCCGGCGCGATGATCGGCGGGTTGGTCGCGATGACGCTGGACCCATCCATCCTGGGTCAGCTCGGCCAGGGCCGGCGCACCGTCGTCATCACCGGCACCAACGGCAAGTCCACGACCACGCGGATGACGGCCGCCGCGCTGGCCACGATGGGCGACGTCGCCACCAACGCCGAGGGCGCGAACATGGACGCTGGGCTGGTCGCCGCGCTCGCCGCGGCCCCGACGGCGTCGCTGGCCGCGCTCGAGGTCGACGAGATGCACGTCCCGCACGTGTCGCATGCGGTGTCCCCCGCGGTGCTGGTGCTGCTGAACCTGTCGCGCGACCAACTCGACCGGGTGGGCGAGATCAACCACATCGAACGCACGCTGCGCGCCGGGCTGGCCCGCCACCCCGGCGCAGTCGTCGTCGCCAACTGCGACGACGTGCTGATGACCTCGGCCGCCTACGACAGTCCCAACGTGGTGTGGGTGGCCGCCGGCGGCGGATGGGCGGGTGACTCGGTGAGCTGTCCCCGCTCCGGGGAGATCATCGTCCGCGAGCAGGCGCACTGGTATTCCACCGGGTGCGACTTCAAGCGGCCCACCCCGCACTGGTGGTTCGACGACACCCACATCCACGGCCCCGATGGCCTGTCCTTGCCGATGACGCTGACGCTGCCGGGCGCGGTGAACCGCGGCAACGCCACCCAGGCGGTCGCCGCGGCGGTCGCCCTGGGCGCCGATCCCGCCGCCGCGGTGGCCGCCGCGTCCGCCGTCGACGAAGTCGCGGGCCGGTACCGGACGGTGCGCGTCGGCGCACACACGGCCCGGGTGCTGCTGGCCAAGAACCCCGCCGGCTGGCAGGAGGCGCTGTCGATGGTCGACCGCGACGCGGCGGGCGTGGTGATCGCGGTCAACGGCCAGGTCCCCGACGGGGAGGACCTGTCGTGGCTGTGGGACGTGCGGTTCGAGCATTTCGAGTCGACGGCGGTGGTGGCCGCCGGCGAGCGCGGCACCGACCTGGCGGTGCGGCTCGGTTACGCCGGCGTCGAGCACACCCTGGTACACGACACGATGCGGGCCATCGAGTCGTGCCCGCCCGGCCACGTCGAGGTGTTGGCCAACTACACGGCGTTCCTCCAGTTGAACCGGCGGCTGCCATGACCGAGTCGGCGGTGCGGATCGGGCTGGTGCTGCCCGACGTGATGGGCACCTACGGGGACAGCGGCAACTCGGTGGTGCTGCGGGAACGCCTGCGGCTGCGCGGAATCCCCGCCGAGATCGTGGAGATCACCCTCGACGACCCGGTGCCTGCTGAGCTGGACCTCTACACCCTCGGCGGCGCCGAGGACTACGCCCAGCGGCTGGCCACCAAGCATCTGATCCGCTATCCGGGCCTGCAGCAAGCGGTTTCACGCGGTGCGCCGGTGCTGGCGATCTGCGCGGCGATCCAGGTGCTGGGCCACTGGTACGAGACGTCGGCCGGCGAACGCGTCGACGGGGTGGGCGTGCTGGACGTCACCACCTCCCCGCAGCCCGAGCGCACCATCGGAGAGGTGGCCGCGACGCCACTGATCGACGGACTCACCGAGCCGCTCACCGGTTTCGAGAACCACCGGGGCGGAACAATTCTCGGCACTGATGCACACCCACTCGGCGCCGTCACCAAGGGCGCGGGCAATCGTGCCGGCGACGGCATCGACGGTGCGGTGCAGGGCAGCGTGGTAGCCACCTATCTGCACGGCTGCTGTCTGGCGCGCAACCCCGAACTCGCAGATCACCTGCTGCGCAAGGTGGTCGGTCCGCTCACGCCGTTGGAGCTACCCGAGGTCGACCAGCTGCGTCGGGAACGCCTCGCCGCACCCCGGCGGGTGTAGCGGCGGATCAGGCCGCTGTCAGCCGGACGAACCTCTGCAGGTCGGTGACGTCGAACCGGCAGCCCCGATTCAGCAACGCCTTCTCGACCCGGTCGAGCCACTCTTTCGGCCGCTGCTCGGCGATCACCCGGATGACGATCCAGCCCAGTTCGTCGAGCATGCGCAACCGCTCGATGTCCTTGACGTATTGCCTGCGGTCCTTGCGGTGATGGTCCCCGTCGTATTCGACAGCCATCCCGTAGTCGGGCCAAGCCAAATCCAGGAACGCGACCGGCCGTGATCCGACCACCACGGGGTGTTGGGTGTGCGGCCGGGGAAAGCCACAGTCCGCCAACCAGAGTCGAATCCGGCTCTCGCGCGGCGAGGCGGCTCCGCCGTCGACGAGCGGCAGCAGTTGCCGCAGCTGGGTCAACCCGCGGGCGCGCGGTCTGCGCTCGGCCAGCTCCAGCACCTCGGCGACGTCGAACCGCTGATTCCACATCAGTGCGTCGAGGCGGGCCAAGGCCTCCGTTCGGTAGAGGTGCCGCCCGAGGTCATAGGCGGTGCGTATCCGCGTGGTGACCGGCAGGCCGGCGCGGTGAGTGGTCTCGTGATCGGCGATCTGCTCGGCGCGGGGAACGAGACCGGGCTGGGGCAGGCACTTGACGCCGGAGATCTCGACCGGCTGTTCCGCGTCCACCCATGGCGCGCCATGCAAAGCCGAGGCGGCGACGCCGGCCACGACACCCCTGCGTCCCGTGGCCAGCCAGGCCCCGATGGCGCGGTCGCGCAGTGTCACCTCCGCACCCCTGCGGACATACA is a window from the Mycolicibacterium poriferae genome containing:
- a CDS encoding type 1 glutamine amidotransferase — protein: MTESAVRIGLVLPDVMGTYGDSGNSVVLRERLRLRGIPAEIVEITLDDPVPAELDLYTLGGAEDYAQRLATKHLIRYPGLQQAVSRGAPVLAICAAIQVLGHWYETSAGERVDGVGVLDVTTSPQPERTIGEVAATPLIDGLTEPLTGFENHRGGTILGTDAHPLGAVTKGAGNRAGDGIDGAVQGSVVATYLHGCCLARNPELADHLLRKVVGPLTPLELPEVDQLRRERLAAPRRV
- a CDS encoding FMN-binding glutamate synthase family protein → MTPQNPDYRARLGLRESATFDRTTIAAIQRAADTGIYDIRGWGAKRALPHFDDLLFLGASMSRYPLEGYRERCATDVVLGDRFAKHPLHLDIPVTIAGMSFGALSGPAKEALGRGASEVRTSTTTGDGGMTPEERGQSKTLVYQYLPSRYGMNPDDLRKADAIEIVLGQGAKPGGGGMLLGQKISERVAAMRTLPQGIDQRSACRHPDWTGPDDLTIKINELREITDWEKPIYVKVGASRVYYDVKLAVHAGADVVVVDGMQGGTAATQEVFIEHVGIPTLAAIPQAVQALQELGVHRPAAGGAADRKGVQLIVSGGIRNGADVAKALALGADAVAIGTAALIALGDNHPRYAADYEKIGSAAGFYDDYQDGNDPAGISTQDPELAARLDPVAGGHRLANYLRVLTMEAQTIARACGKAHVCHLEPDDLVAVNVEAAAMARVPLAGTDWIPGARQ
- a CDS encoding class II glutamine amidotransferase domain-containing protein, translating into MCGIVGLHLRNPELTPRLGELLTGMLCEMGERGSDSAGVAVYGDPTWSPPGRGCVSIAELAPGTTADIAAVTAAVAAELGSDVDGVAVDDSFQLSAAVESERLLAAVRSAYPRALIAGFGADMAVLKGVGHPRALTDAWGLAKAQGWQGVGHTRMATESAVTPAGCHPYAVGPGQCLVHNGSFANHATIRRELRSAGIFFDSENDTEVGARFIAKQLADGLDVQTALKALCATFDGFYTLLVSNRDSFAVVRDAIACKPAVIAETDDWVAMGSEYRALAGLPGVEKARIWEPEPEVVYAWSR
- a CDS encoding DEDDh family exonuclease, with protein sequence MSSTGGCEWGRPADQPGTGWAVVDVETSGFRPGQARIVSVAALALSDDGNVEKSLYSLLNPGVDPGPTHVHGLTAEMLAGQPTFGDVAADLVEVLRGRTLVAHNVGFDYSFLAAEAELVDVELPVENVMCTVELARRLDLGLANLRLETLAGHWGISQMRPHDALDDAMVLAQILKPVLVRARERRVWLPVHPVTRRSWPNGRVTHDELHPLKVVAARRPCPYANPGRFVPQRPLVQGMRVGLAGVHGRTYEEVLERILHAGLAYTETVDQHTSLIVCDETSPEQGKGYQAAGLGVPLVCTADFIDLLDTVVGGADIEAFTDTTTVDDQFTLF
- a CDS encoding protein glxC; the protein is MEQIVPATQFDLRDTPLRDVNAALHAPDLTGDFVVRHPAGAHNVAVGLDAPVTVTVDGHVGYYAAGMNQRADVVIHGNAGTGVAENMMSGTVWVKGDASQSAGATAHGGLLVIEGNAAARCGISMKGVDIVVGGSVGHMSAFMAQAGRLVVRGDAGEALGDSIYEARLYVRGDVASLGADCIAKPMDPEHHRELGELLKAAGFDDDDTAAYTRYGSARTLYHFHADNTSAY
- a CDS encoding PLD nuclease N-terminal domain-containing protein; amino-acid sequence: MWNTFWDFLWTTLVIFAFIAYLMILFNILVDLFWRDHKTSGWVKAIWVIFLIVLPYLTALVYLIARGKGMAERARDQAMAAKRETDDYIKQAAGRSPAQEIADAKNLLETGTISQAEFDTLKAKALS
- a CDS encoding NAD(P)/FAD-dependent oxidoreductase — encoded protein: MSETADVVVVGGGLEGCAAAWALARRGVTDVVVAERGTVGSGMTGKSSGIVRCHYGVSSLAAMAAVGLEVFENAEDLFGADIGFRQTGYVVGVADANVDALRKSLAAQRSVGVDTEEIDHAEVARLWPYADLTPFAAFGWEPRGGYGDAYQTAQAFSASARAAGARVRQGSPVAGLLLDGDRVTGVRLADGSEISAGTVVVATGVWTRPLLAPYGIDMPIRVVREQIVLIDPGIDSAAVSRLPVFSDLVSLQYVRPEVGGEILFGNSDLAHTEDADPDSYLNRATEAFVDVTVDKVGTRFPGFPDAAISSSYAGCYDVTPDWNPVISPGPLDGLVIAAGFSGHGFKIAPAVGQLVADLVIDGHSSDPRIPESDFRFSRFADGELLTTPYPYVGAGEMR
- a CDS encoding helix-turn-helix domain-containing protein; amino-acid sequence: MDSSDGNEPLRAESDSLLRNRSGTARDRDPAAPVDELEIEAAIGHNVRQLRLQQGLTVAETAARVGISKAMMSKIENAQTSCSLSTLALLAKGFDVPVTSLFRGADVERPAAFTKSGTGARIVREGTREGHEYQLLGSLRGEHKRLECLHVTLSEKSQTYPLFQHPGTEFIYMLEGVMDYSHSRTVYRLHAGDSLQLDGEGAHGPVDLVEVPIRFLSVIAFPDSQV
- a CDS encoding Mur ligase family protein codes for the protein MVTPRGRVALSAGAAARWASRVTGRGAGAMIGGLVAMTLDPSILGQLGQGRRTVVITGTNGKSTTTRMTAAALATMGDVATNAEGANMDAGLVAALAAAPTASLAALEVDEMHVPHVSHAVSPAVLVLLNLSRDQLDRVGEINHIERTLRAGLARHPGAVVVANCDDVLMTSAAYDSPNVVWVAAGGGWAGDSVSCPRSGEIIVREQAHWYSTGCDFKRPTPHWWFDDTHIHGPDGLSLPMTLTLPGAVNRGNATQAVAAAVALGADPAAAVAAASAVDEVAGRYRTVRVGAHTARVLLAKNPAGWQEALSMVDRDAAGVVIAVNGQVPDGEDLSWLWDVRFEHFESTAVVAAGERGTDLAVRLGYAGVEHTLVHDTMRAIESCPPGHVEVLANYTAFLQLNRRLP
- the leuA gene encoding 2-isopropylmalate synthase, which encodes MTENFTSTDAFASVRTISTPAGAPHPGQPAWNTQRGSQMPVGRYRSFDEEVEPIRLPDRTWPDKVIDTAPMWCAVDLRDGNQALIDPMSPARKRRMFDLLVRMGYKEIEVGFPSASQTDYDFVREIITDGAIPDDVTIQVLTQCRPELIERTFQACAGAPRAIVHFYNSTSILQRRVVFRADRDAVKKIATDGARLCVEEAEKYPDTAWRFEYSPESYTGTELEYAVEVCNAVADIVAPTPEVPLIVNLPATVEMATPNVYADSIEWMNRHLTPRDSIILSLHPHNDRGTAVAAAELGYAAGADRIEGCLFGNGERTGNVCLVTLGLNLFSRGVDPQIDFSNIDEIRRTVEYCNQLGVHERHPYGGDLVYTAFSGSHQDAINKGLDAMKVSADEQDSDVDDILWQVPYLPIDPKDVGRTYEAVIRVNSQSGKGGVAYIMKADHGLALPRRLQIEFSQAIQQITDGEGGEVSPKVMWDAFYEEYLAPITPLERMRQKVDAAEVDGGTDTITAVVKIDGVEREIIGAGNGPLAAFCDALGAVGFDINVLDYSEHAMSSGEEAQAAAYVEASIGGRTVWGVGIATSITTASLRAVVSAVNRAARLAQG